In Lepus europaeus isolate LE1 chromosome 22, mLepTim1.pri, whole genome shotgun sequence, the following are encoded in one genomic region:
- the AMN gene encoding protein amnionless, whose translation MGAPGRLVLWLQLCALAGAASKRWVPSTDFDAAANWSQNRTPCAGGAAQFPADKAVSVLVRGDHALSDLLLPLDGELVLALGAGFSAKDAGSGPDCGPGARALFLNPDRFLWHDPLLWRSEDEARGLFSVDAERVPCRHDDVVFPPDGSFRVGLGPGDVRVRSVAALGQTFARDDDLTAFLESRAGRLRFHGPGSLRVGAAACADPSGCVCGNAEALPWICAALLQPRGGRCPPAPCLDPLRPEGQCCGLCGAVLSLTVGPAFDLARYRARLLDALAPPRYEGLRVAASKVPRQSQPREADTEIQVVLADSRPEAGAAGRLAGELLADVGQHGAALGILAATVRESGAPIGGGSAAGLHGAAAGAGLAGGLVAAALALLALLAAALLLRRSGRLSWPRRGEETATEVPMGFRNPVFDAAASEQLPPSAAPESEAGGASHSYFVNPLFAEAQA comes from the exons ATGGGTGCGCCGGgccggctggtgctgtggctgcagCTCTGCG cgctGGCCGGTGCTGCCTCCAAACGCTGGGTTCCCAGCACCGACTTCGACGCCGCCGCCAACTGGAGCCAGAACCGGACGCCGTGCGCGGGCGGCGCCGCTCAGTTCCCGGCAGACAAG GCGGTGTCGGTCCTGGTGCGCGGAGACCACGCCCTCTCGGACTTG CTCCTGCCGCTGGACGGGGAGCTCGTCCTGGCCTTGGGAGCGGGGTTCAGCGCCAAGGACGCAGGCTCAGGCCCGGACTGCGGCCCCG GTGCCCGCGCGCTCTTCCTAAATCCCGACCGCTTCCTGTGGCACGACCCGCTCCTGTGGCGCTCGGAGGACGAGGCGCGCGGCCTGTTCTCCGTGGACGCCGAGCGCGTGCCCTGTCGCCACGATGACGTGGTCTTCCCACCCGACGGCTCGTTCCGCGTGGGGCTGGGCCCCGGCGACGTGCGAGTCCGCAGCGTCGCGGCGCTCGGCCAG ACGTTCGCCCGCGACGACGACCTGACCGCCTTCCTGGAGTCCCGCGCGGGCCGCCTGCGGTTCCACGGCCCGGGCTCGCTGCGCGTGGGCGCCGCCGCCTGCGCCGACCCGTCGGGCTGCGTCTGCGGCAACGCCGAG GCGCTGCCCTGGATCTGCGCGGCGCTGCTGCAGCCCCGGGGCGGCCGCTGCCCCCCGGCGCCCTGCCTCGACCCCCTGCGACCcgagggccagtgctgcggcctGTGCG GAGCCGTCCTCTCGCTGACCGTCGGGCCCGCCTTCGACCTGGCGCGGTACCGCGCGCGGCTGCTGGACGCCCTCGCGCCG CCCCGGTATGAGGGGCTGCGCGTGGCCGCGTCCAAGGTGCCGCGTCAGTCCCAGCCGCGCGAGGCCGACACGGAGATCCAGGTGGTGCTGGCGGACTCCCGGCCAGAGGCGGGCGCTGCGGGGCGCCTGGCCGGCGAGCTCCTGGCCGACGTGGGCCAGCATG GAGCGGCCCTGGGCATCTTGGCGGCCACCGTGCGCGAGTCCGGCGCGCCGATCGGGGGCGGCTCGGCGGCGGGGCTGCACGGGGCCGCGGCCGGCGCGGGGCTCGCGGGCGGCCTGGTGGCGGCGGCGCTGGCGCTGCTGGCGCTGCTGGCGGCGGCGCTGCTGCTGCGCCGCTCGGGGCGGCTCAG CTGGCCGAGGCGGGGGGAGGAGACGGCCACGGAGGTGCCCATGGGCTTCCGCAATCCCGTGTTCGACGCGGCGGCCTCCGAGCAGCTG CCCCCCAGCGCAGCCCCCGAGTCGGAAGCCGGCGGCGCCAGCCACAGCTACTTCGTTAACCCGCTCTTCGCGGAGGCCCAGGCCTGA